The Desulfosporosinus acidiphilus SJ4 genome has a window encoding:
- a CDS encoding beta strand repeat-containing protein, with amino-acid sequence MVSKPIQWVFGIILLIGVGLGVFVEYDKAAEIKGYLGEGAKRVEESIKANGCLTQNAEANIAQYLRSNGMDPANIYFNASTGRQSYGSTAVNGALGYDFTIEVPGFNLPIYKVYLEKEIPNVNSDYVTGMTADTSACVGDFSNFGGVQMSTTDLGPTPTTNVTNPSIPTSLTFSGPTTVTVGQGGQYSGVVSMGATAAPAGTQVEISSPNGTTMATTQADGSFSVTITFPSVGPQVITAKAGIGTAAETVTVAAGAPVQLLLTNPSSGTGNYQTVIGNSISIQGMVTDASSNPVSLASISVTSDTSDVPNQTIKTNTQGAFNFTYTPKSVTTQHVTFTINSLTATANVSIQQGTPQSITLQSSTGSSYSSSPLTITAGQAINLKGNVAGLYGSPVSGVTVSVASPTDGIDNMAPNGSITTDTAGNFTNLDVVLTQTGTQAIQATTAGINSPAQIQVNVNPAGAAKVANLAVTPDQIASGGTVTVTGQILDSYGNPVQAGTALTLVGPVTTTNATTGSGGQFALTQTVSTPGMATLKVQSNGATLNGGTVAVNVLPTGAYSLAVSLSSDQVLTGGSLTATITLKDNTGTPISGKSITLSESPEPSALVTTHVTTDNSGQASVTVGPVTKVGYESLTAAMDGVANVIGTSTFQVLARPPSLLIANVSPSTTQVWTASNPVPLPVISGTVTDSYANPIFGASVNVSGGYGANVSGSTDSNGYYSLSVKPTNIGGPFALSFAVSSTQGNFNTVQGSLTVTAPITVPVDKVLAGTVIAGQTGTMPNKVGSGTVITPGPTDQAIPQGYYGGALTDGKVKGVVVPPANVLTGTTIAGTAGTMPVHIGGANVNSLSWWTGGGSTVYLEPPVGYYDGSTWTYYTDPNLVSRNIKNGVSILGVTGTAQTLTINAGDAIASESTTVQQNTSSNWVQYQNMGFRINTPGTYRLKFDIYGPSGGTSAYGQVRVNGTTVGTTFKYVCSYPPSVWETMQEDITLNAGDYVTLWFYADPYVGYPNSEVRNFSLCYGVANASSLGSWQ; translated from the coding sequence ATGGTCAGTAAACCCATACAATGGGTTTTCGGGATCATTTTACTGATCGGCGTTGGCTTGGGCGTCTTTGTGGAATACGATAAAGCGGCAGAGATTAAGGGCTATCTGGGTGAAGGAGCCAAACGGGTCGAGGAGTCGATCAAAGCCAACGGCTGTCTGACCCAGAACGCCGAAGCCAATATTGCCCAATATCTCCGGAGCAACGGCATGGATCCGGCAAACATCTACTTCAATGCGTCAACAGGACGTCAAAGTTACGGTTCAACTGCCGTCAATGGAGCTTTAGGTTATGACTTTACCATCGAAGTTCCGGGGTTTAACCTCCCCATCTATAAGGTTTATCTTGAAAAAGAGATTCCTAACGTCAATTCGGACTACGTTACGGGAATGACAGCGGACACGTCCGCCTGTGTCGGAGATTTCAGCAATTTTGGCGGAGTCCAGATGTCCACGACGGATCTTGGCCCCACACCGACAACCAATGTGACCAATCCCTCGATCCCGACCTCTCTGACCTTTTCAGGTCCGACGACGGTAACGGTCGGGCAAGGCGGGCAATACAGCGGCGTGGTGAGTATGGGAGCGACAGCGGCTCCCGCCGGGACTCAAGTGGAAATCAGTTCTCCCAACGGAACGACCATGGCCACAACCCAAGCCGATGGGAGTTTTAGTGTCACAATTACCTTTCCCAGTGTAGGGCCTCAGGTCATTACCGCCAAAGCAGGGATCGGGACAGCCGCCGAAACGGTCACCGTGGCTGCCGGTGCCCCGGTCCAGCTGCTCTTAACCAACCCTTCCAGTGGAACGGGGAATTACCAGACGGTCATTGGGAACTCCATCTCCATCCAGGGGATGGTTACAGATGCGAGTAGCAACCCGGTCTCTTTAGCAAGCATCAGCGTTACGTCAGATACTTCCGATGTTCCGAATCAAACTATAAAAACAAACACACAAGGTGCGTTTAATTTTACTTATACTCCGAAATCGGTTACCACGCAGCATGTGACCTTCACAATTAACTCGTTAACGGCGACGGCGAATGTAAGCATCCAGCAAGGGACCCCGCAATCGATCACCTTACAGAGCAGCACAGGGTCCTCCTATAGCTCCTCACCGCTGACCATCACAGCCGGTCAAGCTATTAATCTTAAAGGAAATGTCGCCGGCTTATATGGTTCTCCCGTTTCAGGAGTCACAGTATCGGTTGCCTCTCCCACGGATGGGATTGATAACATGGCTCCGAATGGGAGCATTACAACAGATACTGCGGGCAATTTCACCAATCTCGATGTTGTTTTAACGCAAACAGGAACTCAAGCGATTCAGGCGACGACGGCAGGCATTAACTCTCCGGCCCAAATTCAGGTCAATGTTAATCCTGCAGGAGCTGCCAAAGTCGCAAATTTGGCGGTAACCCCGGATCAGATTGCTTCCGGAGGAACCGTCACAGTTACAGGTCAAATCTTAGACAGCTATGGAAACCCCGTGCAGGCGGGGACAGCCCTTACCCTTGTTGGTCCTGTTACGACCACGAATGCCACGACAGGGTCGGGAGGACAATTTGCCCTGACACAAACGGTCTCAACCCCTGGAATGGCTACCTTAAAAGTACAGTCTAACGGAGCAACTCTGAATGGCGGTACCGTGGCCGTCAATGTTCTCCCGACAGGGGCTTACAGTTTAGCAGTATCTTTGTCCTCAGATCAGGTCCTGACAGGAGGTTCTCTAACAGCAACTATAACCCTCAAAGACAATACGGGGACACCGATCTCAGGCAAATCGATCACGTTATCTGAAAGTCCGGAGCCATCGGCGTTAGTAACGACTCATGTTACCACCGATAACAGCGGTCAGGCCTCAGTGACCGTTGGACCGGTGACGAAAGTCGGTTATGAGTCTCTCACTGCAGCGATGGACGGAGTGGCCAACGTCATTGGAACCTCAACGTTCCAGGTCCTCGCACGTCCTCCAAGTTTACTTATCGCTAACGTTTCGCCATCCACGACGCAAGTATGGACAGCTTCAAATCCAGTACCCTTACCCGTCATCAGTGGTACGGTTACCGATTCGTATGCGAACCCTATTTTCGGGGCTTCTGTAAACGTTTCAGGCGGCTATGGAGCCAATGTTTCAGGTTCGACCGATAGTAACGGCTATTATAGCCTTTCCGTTAAACCCACGAATATAGGCGGTCCGTTTGCTCTGAGTTTTGCGGTGTCAAGCACCCAAGGTAACTTCAATACAGTCCAGGGGAGTCTTACCGTAACAGCGCCGATCACGGTGCCGGTTGACAAAGTTCTGGCGGGTACTGTAATTGCCGGGCAAACAGGAACCATGCCAAATAAAGTAGGCAGCGGCACGGTTATCACTCCCGGACCAACGGATCAAGCGATTCCGCAGGGGTATTATGGCGGGGCGCTCACGGATGGTAAAGTTAAAGGAGTTGTTGTCCCACCGGCCAACGTCTTAACGGGCACGACGATCGCAGGCACGGCAGGGACCATGCCTGTCCATATTGGAGGAGCTAATGTTAATTCCCTGTCTTGGTGGACTGGGGGTGGATCGACCGTATACCTTGAACCTCCTGTAGGTTATTACGATGGGAGTACTTGGACGTATTATACCGATCCGAACTTAGTGTCTAGAAATATTAAAAATGGAGTCAGTATTTTAGGGGTTACGGGAACAGCACAGACATTGACAATTAATGCCGGAGATGCGATTGCGTCAGAGTCAACCACGGTACAGCAAAATACCTCTAGCAATTGGGTTCAATATCAAAATATGGGGTTTAGGATAAATACACCGGGGACCTATAGATTAAAGTTTGACATATATGGACCTAGTGGTGGAACTAGTGCATACGGTCAGGTACGAGTAAACGGCACAACTGTAGGAACAACCTTTAAATATGTCTGTTCTTACCCTCCAAGTGTTTGGGAAACCATGCAGGAGGATATAACCCTTAATGCCGGAGATTATGTAACACTATGGTTTTATGCAGACCCATATGTTGGTTACCCAAATTCCGAAGTCCGTAATTTTTCTCTATGTTATGGAGTAGCCAATGCTTCCAGCTTAGGGTCGTGGCAATAG
- a CDS encoding sulfite oxidase, with protein MNQDLPRSINDKPGLVPCQVLPENLESPINNVLTWVTPNDLFYVRTHLSYPTINLQSWTLSIGGEVERSLGFSFKQLKEMPQVDRSVTIECSGNKRAMFEPPVPGEQWGIGAVGNVKWTGVPLAFILDQIKPKDNAVEIVFTGADSGIRPDMDTPVNFERSLPMNKELLGECLLALKMNDEPIPHKHGFPLRLIVPGWYGMAHVKWVTKINLIASPFQGPFQAIDYVYITNEGDYSNAVPVTEMKVNSIITWPSKGEIIHKGQHSIRGLAWTGKGTISKVEVSVDNGMTWNLANITSPEHKEYTWTFWEYTWNIINPGHYFVLARAHDSNGNVQPKAALWNAKGYGNNSIHTVTITVPQVLH; from the coding sequence ATGAATCAGGATTTACCTCGAAGCATTAACGATAAGCCAGGATTGGTACCCTGTCAGGTGCTGCCCGAAAACTTGGAGTCGCCGATTAATAATGTATTAACTTGGGTGACCCCAAACGATTTGTTTTATGTCCGAACTCATTTATCTTACCCCACAATAAATCTTCAATCTTGGACCTTATCTATCGGAGGGGAAGTTGAAAGATCGCTTGGTTTTAGTTTTAAACAACTTAAAGAAATGCCACAGGTAGATAGATCCGTAACAATTGAATGCTCGGGTAATAAACGCGCTATGTTTGAACCTCCTGTACCTGGGGAACAATGGGGAATTGGTGCTGTAGGCAATGTCAAATGGACGGGAGTACCACTGGCATTTATCCTTGACCAGATAAAGCCCAAGGACAATGCTGTAGAAATCGTTTTTACCGGAGCAGATTCGGGAATCCGACCGGATATGGATACTCCGGTGAATTTTGAGCGTAGCTTACCAATGAACAAAGAATTATTAGGGGAATGCCTTTTGGCCTTAAAAATGAACGATGAACCAATACCGCATAAACACGGTTTTCCTCTTCGTTTGATTGTTCCGGGTTGGTATGGAATGGCACATGTTAAATGGGTTACCAAGATAAACCTTATCGCAAGTCCTTTTCAAGGACCATTTCAAGCAATTGACTATGTCTATATAACCAACGAAGGAGATTATTCGAATGCCGTACCGGTTACAGAGATGAAAGTTAATTCTATCATCACCTGGCCTTCGAAAGGAGAAATCATCCATAAAGGTCAGCATTCCATAAGGGGTCTCGCCTGGACAGGAAAGGGTACCATCAGTAAAGTGGAAGTGAGCGTAGATAATGGGATGACTTGGAACCTTGCCAACATAACCAGCCCTGAACATAAAGAATATACATGGACTTTTTGGGAGTATACTTGGAATATTATAAATCCAGGACATTATTTTGTGCTGGCTCGCGCTCATGATAGCAACGGAAATGTTCAACCAAAAGCAGCTCTATGGAATGCAAAAGGGTATGGGAATAATTCAATTCATACTGTTACAATAACTGTACCCCAAGTACTTCATTAG
- a CDS encoding HD domain-containing protein, whose translation MKIPSIKETKQLLYEAATLNSGPWVEHSILTAEAARNIASNHRNLDSEIAYILGYLHDIGRRYGMSYMRHIVDGYNFLSQMGYEDCARICLTHSFPLKNLQSYSGNNDCTAEESELIKRYISEINYSEYDELIQLCDALATPKGFCLLEKRLVDVALRYGVNDFTVLKWKSTFEIKDKFEKVIGRSIYDLLPGVKETTFL comes from the coding sequence ATGAAAATACCTTCTATCAAAGAGACTAAACAATTATTGTATGAAGCCGCAACACTTAATTCTGGTCCTTGGGTCGAGCATTCAATCCTTACTGCAGAAGCGGCCAGAAATATAGCAAGTAATCATCGAAATCTTGATTCAGAAATTGCGTATATACTTGGATACCTTCATGATATAGGGAGACGTTACGGAATGTCATATATGCGTCACATCGTAGATGGGTATAACTTTCTTAGTCAGATGGGTTATGAAGATTGTGCTAGGATTTGTCTAACACATTCCTTTCCCTTAAAAAATCTCCAATCATATTCCGGCAACAATGACTGTACCGCCGAAGAAAGTGAATTGATTAAGAGATATATTTCTGAAATTAATTACTCTGAGTACGATGAATTAATTCAGCTTTGCGATGCTTTAGCAACGCCTAAAGGGTTTTGTTTACTTGAAAAACGTTTGGTAGATGTGGCATTGCGGTATGGGGTCAATGACTTCACAGTTTTAAAATGGAAATCCACCTTTGAAATTAAAGATAAATTCGAAAAGGTCATTGGTAGGTCGATTTATGACTTATTGCCAGGGGTCAAAGAGACTACTTTCTTGTAG
- a CDS encoding aminotransferase class V-fold PLP-dependent enzyme yields the protein MANGKMAPSIYIDNASTTPPFISMIEEITKFAPMYANVNGRQYEKATYTEQLFEDARNIILSFLNADHSKDTVLLDINI from the coding sequence TTGGCTAATGGAAAAATGGCCCCTTCGATTTACATAGATAATGCCTCTACAACACCACCGTTTATTTCAATGATTGAAGAGATTACAAAATTTGCCCCGATGTATGCCAATGTCAATGGAAGACAATATGAGAAGGCTACCTATACAGAACAGCTATTTGAAGATGCCAGAAATATAATACTAAGCTTTTTAAATGCCGATCATTCCAAAGATACTGTCCTCTTAGATATTAATATATAA
- a CDS encoding zinc-ribbon domain containing protein: protein MFNDKNLTCRDCGQEFNFSASEQEFYAEKRFTNEPGRCPACRAAKKQQTRGNGGGYGRQQREMFPAVCANCGKETTVPFQPSGDKPVYCRDCYQPRQRDNW, encoded by the coding sequence ATGTTTAATGACAAAAACCTTACTTGCAGAGATTGTGGTCAAGAGTTCAACTTTTCTGCTTCAGAACAAGAATTCTATGCTGAAAAAAGATTCACCAATGAACCCGGTCGATGCCCGGCTTGTCGTGCGGCCAAAAAACAACAAACTCGTGGTAATGGCGGAGGATACGGTCGTCAGCAACGAGAAATGTTCCCAGCAGTTTGTGCAAATTGCGGAAAGGAAACCACCGTTCCTTTCCAACCATCCGGTGACAAACCCGTTTATTGCCGTGACTGTTACCAACCCCGCCAACGTGACAATTGGTAA
- a CDS encoding ATPase, T2SS/T4P/T4SS family, whose protein sequence is MNEYKLKIRQRPQIDVERVKREVERQRAYQAQNPGSEAAGITIHADFLGGESPQSLMNKSVSLEFIYDDVYDAEREVYDEISHKYGHLLDGDKEARETELPIVVANLVAEKDLNVEEKRFVFQRVANRYVGYDILQPLVADATITEFGGNGYKHLWVEIDGLLHDIGPGTNFYPEIAFPSAHAYEEYIRKLYAKTKRSLDKLDCLERAELPDGSRLSVTWPPVVRVPIFSIRKAPDTSKRYTSESFIETGAATEDMMELSGLLTEGRCNENALGATGSSKTTFNRIMVEEHTLKERVIGMGDNRELNPIHPHYIPMQTVKRKEKPIGIDELIEQALTMRPDRIIMEEMRNAVEAGGFMKIISHGHDGVLGTGHSKNPWTFMNLMVVWLQETGMNVEERFIRQMLHDALDWLVFFKRFDTGGKRKIVSMWEVLPYEPGSEGFNLLYEYDFEQKKHVQRGKLHERTYLRCLENGIVIPDKFLERTKGGFHA, encoded by the coding sequence ATGAATGAATACAAACTAAAAATCCGACAGCGCCCCCAAATTGATGTTGAACGGGTAAAGCGTGAGGTCGAGCGCCAAAGAGCCTATCAAGCCCAAAATCCTGGCAGTGAGGCGGCCGGCATTACCATACACGCTGATTTTTTGGGAGGGGAAAGCCCGCAAAGTTTAATGAACAAATCGGTCAGCCTGGAATTTATCTATGACGATGTCTACGATGCTGAACGAGAAGTATACGATGAAATCAGCCACAAATACGGTCACCTTCTGGACGGGGACAAAGAGGCCCGTGAAACAGAATTGCCCATTGTTGTCGCCAACCTGGTGGCCGAAAAGGATCTCAACGTCGAGGAAAAACGCTTTGTTTTTCAACGGGTGGCCAACCGTTATGTCGGTTATGACATCCTGCAGCCCTTAGTGGCGGATGCCACGATTACGGAGTTTGGCGGCAACGGGTATAAACATCTCTGGGTTGAAATTGACGGTCTCCTCCATGATATTGGTCCTGGCACCAACTTCTATCCGGAAATTGCCTTTCCCAGTGCTCATGCCTATGAGGAATATATTCGAAAACTCTATGCCAAAACAAAGCGCAGCCTGGACAAGCTTGACTGCCTGGAACGTGCCGAGCTTCCGGATGGTTCCAGGCTCTCAGTTACCTGGCCGCCGGTGGTCCGGGTTCCCATATTCTCCATCCGGAAAGCACCCGACACCAGCAAGCGTTATACCTCAGAAAGTTTTATCGAAACCGGAGCCGCTACTGAGGATATGATGGAACTTTCCGGCCTGCTCACGGAAGGCCGCTGTAACGAGAATGCCCTGGGGGCCACGGGATCTTCGAAGACAACCTTCAACAGGATCATGGTTGAAGAACACACCCTAAAAGAGAGGGTCATCGGTATGGGAGATAACCGGGAGCTTAATCCCATACACCCGCATTATATCCCGATGCAGACGGTCAAGCGTAAGGAAAAGCCCATTGGTATCGATGAATTGATTGAACAGGCGTTAACCATGAGGCCTGACCGAATCATTATGGAAGAAATGCGTAATGCAGTCGAAGCCGGCGGCTTCATGAAAATCATCAGCCACGGCCATGATGGTGTTTTAGGTACTGGGCACTCCAAAAATCCCTGGACATTTATGAATCTCATGGTCGTTTGGCTGCAGGAAACTGGCATGAACGTGGAAGAGCGCTTCATTCGCCAAATGCTCCATGACGCCCTGGATTGGCTTGTTTTTTTCAAACGTTTTGACACGGGTGGAAAGCGGAAGATTGTATCGATGTGGGAAGTCTTGCCCTATGAACCCGGCAGTGAGGGATTTAACCTCTTGTATGAATACGATTTCGAGCAGAAAAAACATGTCCAGCGTGGAAAACTTCATGAACGAACGTACCTGCGCTGCTTGGAAAATGGTATTGTCATCCCGGACAAGTTTTTGGAACGAACGAAAGGAGGTTTTCATGCTTAA
- a CDS encoding chromosome partitioning protein ParA, translating to MTERKEINVLNENVARIEQEQPIGISVLGPGAADWEFWLTSAGFKLANQEDADVILWVDPEAKDFPAIAKDPRCIVVGNSKTNALCQQKKITYVKDVNDGEGIQRQLEEFGRKTRETLENPTLAKSRSLTVPPALSPQRPEKKHGIRLQRGLIKRHLPPDAPLEDPKGELREEFREESGPLSRRKDIIAALPSLGEDERRLKQYIQEKSEGEYRVLEVAESYADLIRAAEKGFFEVILVHRELPGLERNLVENLKLLREKAPGTRIILIERQSDDFSAMYKGHLDVIDLEWQVIPELPGHLVSLLKGQYERQPENHVVFKWEDERKPVTSLPSVRTSVLSPALIAYHSAGGGVGKSTGATQMGFVFAEMGYKTLIIELDTEKPSLLRAVGAAEDCPGLAAWNHSDFISERTAIEAIRRTSRQVHGLYVLPVGPISPKKVVLPFHLEGLNGGEEENVDPCQQAAVFYSAALKEFQIVIVDTNNSCVDPPVFMALKMAKRVFYVMEATKVFLDSAEAHIEQAYDLGIQLSNYRIILNKCTANDLLSLRTITQTLEIPVSLQVPLDVEGYRLAAHQGKPYKPKTKKGISPWGEFCQNVLQDLEVPITTSQAKKPSLRNWLLGWKKKS from the coding sequence ATGACAGAAAGGAAGGAGATCAATGTGCTCAACGAAAATGTTGCCCGAATCGAGCAAGAGCAACCGATTGGAATCTCGGTCTTGGGACCAGGCGCAGCGGACTGGGAATTTTGGTTAACGTCGGCCGGATTTAAACTGGCGAATCAAGAGGATGCGGATGTGATCTTATGGGTTGATCCCGAAGCGAAGGACTTTCCTGCAATTGCCAAGGATCCGCGCTGTATTGTGGTCGGGAATTCCAAAACAAACGCCCTCTGCCAGCAAAAAAAGATCACGTATGTAAAGGATGTGAACGATGGTGAAGGTATCCAGAGACAACTTGAGGAGTTTGGCCGAAAAACCAGAGAAACGTTGGAGAATCCCACACTTGCGAAAAGCCGCAGCCTTACGGTTCCACCGGCTCTTTCGCCCCAACGTCCCGAAAAAAAGCATGGTATTCGGCTGCAAAGAGGTCTTATAAAACGTCATCTACCACCGGATGCTCCTCTGGAAGACCCCAAAGGCGAGCTTCGAGAGGAATTTAGAGAGGAATCTGGGCCATTAAGCCGGCGGAAAGATATTATCGCAGCTCTCCCATCCTTGGGCGAAGATGAACGGCGGTTAAAGCAATATATTCAGGAGAAAAGCGAAGGGGAGTACCGAGTCTTAGAAGTGGCAGAATCCTATGCGGACCTTATACGGGCCGCCGAAAAAGGATTCTTTGAGGTGATACTCGTCCATCGCGAACTGCCGGGACTCGAACGGAATCTGGTTGAGAATCTGAAATTACTCCGGGAAAAGGCCCCCGGAACGCGAATTATCCTAATCGAACGCCAAAGCGACGATTTTTCGGCTATGTACAAAGGCCATCTTGATGTAATAGACCTTGAATGGCAAGTGATTCCTGAGCTTCCCGGACACCTCGTCAGTCTTCTTAAAGGACAATATGAAAGACAACCGGAGAATCATGTCGTTTTTAAATGGGAAGACGAACGTAAGCCGGTAACGTCCCTGCCTTCTGTTCGAACCTCAGTGCTGAGTCCGGCTCTTATTGCTTACCATAGCGCTGGCGGCGGAGTGGGCAAAAGCACCGGAGCCACACAAATGGGGTTTGTTTTTGCAGAGATGGGCTATAAGACCTTGATCATTGAGCTTGATACCGAAAAACCGTCGTTGCTCAGAGCCGTCGGTGCTGCCGAAGATTGTCCAGGCCTGGCGGCCTGGAATCATTCAGACTTTATCAGCGAAAGGACGGCGATCGAAGCAATTCGCAGAACCAGCCGCCAAGTCCATGGACTTTATGTGCTTCCGGTCGGTCCCATAAGTCCTAAAAAAGTCGTCTTGCCCTTTCATTTGGAAGGGTTGAACGGCGGAGAGGAAGAGAACGTCGATCCCTGCCAGCAAGCCGCAGTCTTTTACAGTGCGGCCCTCAAGGAATTTCAAATCGTCATCGTTGATACCAACAATAGCTGCGTTGACCCGCCGGTCTTCATGGCGCTTAAAATGGCGAAACGCGTGTTTTATGTTATGGAAGCCACCAAGGTGTTCCTGGATTCTGCGGAGGCCCATATTGAGCAGGCCTATGATCTTGGCATTCAGCTCTCTAACTATCGAATTATCCTTAACAAATGTACGGCTAACGATCTCCTGAGCCTGCGCACCATCACACAAACCTTAGAGATTCCGGTCAGTTTGCAGGTTCCCTTGGATGTTGAGGGCTATCGCCTGGCGGCACATCAGGGAAAACCCTATAAACCGAAAACCAAAAAAGGGATCTCTCCATGGGGTGAATTCTGCCAGAACGTTCTTCAAGATCTCGAAGTCCCGATTACGACCTCTCAAGCCAAGAAGCCTTCGCTGAGAAACTGGCTGTTGGGCTGGAAAAAGAAATCATAG
- a CDS encoding MerR family transcriptional regulator gives MKINEVMKVTGLTKKAIYYYEEEGLISPYKEKDNNYRVYSDADIKTLAQISVLRRLDIPLYAISEILKNPHEIKNIMKEQVHLITEKIHFLNKNKDLIENFVTGLNDCNLNSAMEELEELNKVLIADSKTRAGYMMKELDRIFPGNFGKLLSFHYGQFLYEPLDSDEKFKAWEELVNDLDEIEEIEYTENIQKIINKYYGKITKTDLIKINEISKQAIERLLTRKGSPSEEEPLEAKRKVEEYYTNISNKKEIQDFSELQQFLSNYQSVFKRLDKHIMVLSSKFRKLQDIIFNRTGQNA, from the coding sequence GTGAAAATTAATGAAGTTATGAAGGTTACGGGGCTTACCAAGAAGGCAATTTATTATTATGAAGAAGAAGGTTTAATCAGTCCTTATAAGGAAAAAGACAACAATTATCGAGTTTATTCAGATGCAGATATTAAAACACTTGCGCAAATCAGTGTTCTCCGAAGATTAGATATACCATTATATGCCATTAGTGAGATTCTCAAAAATCCGCATGAAATCAAAAATATTATGAAAGAGCAAGTACACCTTATTACAGAGAAAATTCATTTTCTAAATAAAAATAAAGATCTAATTGAGAACTTTGTTACTGGACTGAATGACTGCAATCTTAACTCTGCGATGGAAGAGTTAGAAGAGCTAAATAAAGTTTTGATAGCTGATTCCAAAACAAGGGCCGGTTACATGATGAAGGAATTGGATAGGATTTTTCCCGGTAACTTTGGTAAATTGCTTTCTTTTCATTACGGTCAGTTTTTATATGAGCCGTTGGATAGTGATGAAAAATTCAAAGCTTGGGAAGAGTTGGTTAACGACTTAGACGAAATAGAAGAAATTGAATATACGGAAAACATTCAAAAAATTATCAACAAATATTATGGTAAGATAACTAAAACAGATTTGATAAAAATAAATGAAATAAGTAAGCAGGCCATTGAACGTTTATTAACGCGAAAAGGGTCTCCATCAGAAGAGGAACCTCTTGAGGCTAAAAGAAAAGTAGAAGAATATTACACAAATATTAGTAATAAAAAGGAAATTCAGGATTTCTCAGAGTTACAACAATTTCTTTCTAATTATCAGTCTGTATTTAAAAGACTTGATAAACATATTATGGTCTTGAGTAGCAAATTTAGAAAATTACAAGATATAATATTTAACAGGACTGGACAAAATGCTTGA